A stretch of the Geovibrio thiophilus genome encodes the following:
- a CDS encoding 1,4-dihydroxy-6-naphthoate synthase — MNFHIGISTCPNDTYIFGALLEGYIKTPHTFTPFMDDIEVLNNKALSRELDIVKVSYGMIPQVLDDYAVLKAGGALGFGCGPLVVAAGEIDIASAKGAKIAIPGVHTSAFRFFRHFFGEDYEFTEMRFDEIMPAVKDGRILAGVVIHEGRFIYRQEGLVKLCDLGELWEEKYKTPIPLGAILIRKKYASYADEINSLIRESINFADTRYAEIEQYIRKHAQELDNTVIKSHINLYVNDYSIDMSPAIDGLCGFLGCKQTDFV, encoded by the coding sequence ATGAATTTTCACATTGGCATATCCACATGCCCTAACGACACATATATTTTCGGCGCTTTGCTTGAGGGGTATATCAAAACCCCTCATACTTTCACTCCGTTCATGGACGATATAGAGGTGCTCAATAATAAAGCGCTGAGCCGTGAGCTTGACATAGTTAAGGTTTCCTACGGCATGATTCCGCAGGTACTTGACGATTACGCCGTGCTGAAGGCTGGCGGGGCGCTGGGCTTCGGCTGCGGACCCTTGGTGGTTGCCGCAGGGGAGATAGACATAGCTTCGGCTAAAGGCGCCAAAATAGCCATACCCGGTGTCCACACAAGCGCTTTCAGGTTCTTCAGACACTTCTTCGGTGAGGATTATGAGTTTACCGAAATGCGCTTTGATGAAATAATGCCGGCGGTGAAAGATGGCAGAATTCTTGCCGGAGTGGTGATCCACGAAGGCAGGTTTATCTACAGGCAGGAAGGACTTGTGAAGCTCTGTGACTTGGGAGAGCTCTGGGAAGAAAAATACAAGACTCCGATCCCTCTCGGCGCGATACTCATAAGGAAAAAATACGCCTCATACGCCGATGAAATTAACTCTCTTATCAGAGAATCCATCAATTTTGCGGATACAAGGTACGCAGAAATAGAGCAGTACATTAGAAAGCATGCTCAAGAGCTTGATAATACAGTGATTAAAAGCCATATCAATCTTTATGTAAATGATTATTCCATAGATATGTCGCCCGCTATTGACGGTCTGTGCGGTTTTTTAGGCTGCAAACAAACTGATTTCGTGTGA
- a CDS encoding MlaD family protein produces MKAGLEAKVGAFVIICFVLIGFMSLKAGSFSLGSQKGMEIKAELSNAAGLTADSAVMFNGVEVGKVTEVRLINGKPVITMVIDEQYEIPSNIILAVRSSGFLGEKYAELQMKSDEFTGTLQQDDVIRESASSTDFDELGNKLGDIAGDVKEITSALKEVLATAEAKDHMKMTLENVRYTTDMLREILAQNEMRVNAIMRNVESLTGSLNSLAVGNQENMNEIIANIRLITEDLRMQTPQIAENLKNVTGDIDDIVGGNKSDINDTIKSLRAVTAKLETTVDNMNDITGQIKSGEGTVGKLIYDNKTIDNVNETLTGLKNTMGKLDKMKVYLSFEGQHNFEESENKGYFRLKLVPNEKRYYLLGVESHPNGRDTTEKFSQKIYNGGNPSGGDGYWVDVEGERTVNKDELTFTAMYAHRFFDNFYFRIGLMESEFGVGGDFYPLKNHKNLELKLDVYDFPDEDEDRNVNVKAYAKYKFFENFFVTGGVDNIANSDTRTLFLGGGVEFNDDDLKYLMGSIPSF; encoded by the coding sequence ATGAAAGCAGGACTTGAAGCCAAGGTTGGCGCCTTCGTAATCATATGTTTTGTGCTGATAGGTTTTATGTCTCTTAAGGCAGGCTCGTTTTCTCTGGGCAGTCAAAAAGGGATGGAGATAAAGGCGGAGCTCAGCAATGCCGCCGGACTCACGGCAGATTCCGCAGTTATGTTCAACGGCGTGGAGGTGGGCAAGGTCACAGAGGTCAGGCTCATTAACGGAAAGCCGGTGATTACTATGGTGATCGATGAGCAGTACGAAATACCCTCAAATATTATACTCGCCGTGCGCTCCAGCGGCTTTCTCGGTGAGAAATACGCCGAACTCCAGATGAAAAGCGATGAGTTCACCGGAACGCTCCAGCAGGATGATGTAATCAGAGAATCCGCAAGCTCCACAGACTTTGACGAACTCGGAAACAAGCTCGGCGACATAGCCGGAGATGTCAAGGAGATAACCTCCGCTCTTAAAGAGGTTCTCGCCACAGCAGAAGCCAAGGATCACATGAAGATGACCCTTGAGAATGTCCGCTATACCACAGACATGCTCCGTGAGATTCTCGCCCAGAACGAGATGCGTGTAAACGCAATAATGCGCAATGTCGAATCGCTCACTGGCTCGCTGAACAGCCTTGCTGTGGGTAATCAGGAAAACATGAATGAGATTATTGCGAATATACGCCTGATCACGGAAGATCTGAGGATGCAGACTCCCCAGATAGCCGAAAACCTTAAAAATGTTACAGGCGATATAGACGACATAGTCGGCGGAAACAAAAGCGACATAAACGACACTATAAAGAGTCTCCGCGCAGTCACTGCGAAGCTTGAAACCACTGTGGACAACATGAACGACATCACCGGACAGATAAAATCCGGCGAAGGCACAGTGGGCAAACTGATTTATGATAATAAAACCATTGATAATGTAAATGAAACTCTCACTGGTCTTAAAAATACCATGGGCAAGCTGGATAAGATGAAGGTTTATCTCTCATTTGAAGGGCAGCATAACTTTGAGGAGAGCGAAAACAAAGGCTATTTCAGGCTTAAGCTTGTCCCAAACGAGAAAAGATATTATCTCCTCGGTGTTGAAAGCCATCCCAACGGGAGAGATACAACGGAAAAATTCAGTCAGAAGATATATAACGGCGGCAATCCGTCAGGCGGAGACGGCTATTGGGTGGATGTAGAAGGGGAAAGAACAGTCAACAAGGACGAGCTTACATTCACGGCGATGTATGCCCACAGGTTCTTTGACAATTTCTACTTCCGCATTGGTCTCATGGAGTCCGAATTCGGTGTGGGCGGTGACTTTTATCCGCTTAAAAATCATAAAAACCTTGAGCTCAAGCTTGATGTTTACGACTTTCCCGATGAAGACGAAGACAGAAACGTAAATGTTAAGGCGTACGCCAAATACAAATTCTTTGAGAACTTCTTCGTTACAGGCGGTGTGGACAACATAGCAAACAGCGACACCAGAACGCTTTTCCTCGGCGGCGGCGTTGAGTTTAATGACGACGACCTTAAATACCTGATGGGAAGCATTCCCTCGTTTTAA
- a CDS encoding ABC transporter ATP-binding protein, protein MEFAIELKDVHKSFGEYKIHKGIDIQVHKNAITYIIGPSGTGKSVLLKQMCGLMPPTKGDVLVDGKSIVGLKGKDLLELRKKFGILFQNAALFDSMTVFENVAFPLLEHTKLNKKQIHDIVIEKLRLVGLRDIEKKLPSELSGGMRKRVGLARAIALEPQIILYDEPTTGLDPIMCDVVDNLINDTQKELNITSVVISHDIDSALKIADYMAMLYDGRVVLFGTPDEFKSTDNPYVRQFLSASMEGPIKVI, encoded by the coding sequence ATGGAATTTGCGATAGAACTGAAAGACGTACATAAAAGCTTCGGCGAATATAAAATCCATAAAGGGATTGATATTCAGGTGCATAAAAACGCCATCACTTACATCATAGGTCCTTCCGGAACAGGAAAAAGCGTTCTGCTCAAGCAGATGTGCGGTCTTATGCCCCCGACCAAAGGGGATGTTCTGGTGGACGGCAAAAGCATAGTCGGACTTAAAGGTAAGGATCTGCTGGAATTGAGAAAAAAATTCGGCATCCTTTTCCAGAACGCGGCGCTGTTTGATTCCATGACAGTTTTCGAGAATGTTGCCTTCCCGCTTCTGGAACACACTAAGCTTAATAAAAAACAGATCCATGACATAGTTATAGAAAAACTCCGCCTTGTGGGCTTGAGAGATATTGAAAAGAAACTCCCTTCCGAGCTTTCCGGCGGTATGAGAAAAAGAGTCGGGCTGGCAAGAGCCATAGCCCTTGAACCGCAGATTATTCTTTACGATGAACCCACCACAGGACTTGACCCGATCATGTGCGATGTGGTGGACAACCTCATAAATGACACACAGAAGGAACTGAATATAACCTCAGTTGTCATATCCCATGACATAGACAGCGCTTTGAAAATTGCCGACTATATGGCTATGCTCTATGACGGCAGGGTGGTTCTCTTCGGAACTCCGGATGAGTTTAAGTCAACTGATAATCCTTATGTGCGTCAGTTCCTTTCCGCCTCCATGGAAGGACCCATAAAAGTAATATAA
- a CDS encoding MlaE family ABC transporter permease, whose product MNGLLAFIGRPFTVMSVGAGRLSLLLWETLRVAFMPPYRFSLFIKQVEFIGVNSLSVIILTGSFTGMVFAFQSYIGFSKFGAEYLVGTVVTLGMARELGPVLSAIMVAARAGSAITAEIGTMKVTEQIDALSSLAVDPVQYLFVPRILAGVFVMPLLNAVAVFCGTIGGVFVGVSILGINKTLYLDNMYRYIDLSDFMNGMIKSVVFGLLVTLVGCYKGYYTSGGAEGVGKATTESVVLACILILVFDYILTAFMF is encoded by the coding sequence ATGAACGGACTTTTGGCATTTATCGGCAGACCTTTTACAGTAATGAGCGTCGGAGCGGGCAGGCTCTCTCTTCTGCTCTGGGAAACGCTTCGTGTGGCATTTATGCCGCCCTACAGGTTCAGCTTGTTCATCAAGCAGGTTGAGTTCATAGGCGTAAACTCGCTCTCAGTCATAATACTCACCGGAAGCTTCACAGGAATGGTTTTCGCTTTTCAGAGTTACATAGGCTTCAGTAAGTTCGGCGCGGAATATCTGGTGGGAACTGTTGTCACCCTCGGCATGGCACGTGAACTCGGACCTGTTCTCTCTGCGATAATGGTTGCTGCCAGAGCCGGTTCAGCGATCACTGCCGAGATAGGCACAATGAAGGTTACGGAGCAGATAGACGCTCTTTCGTCCCTTGCGGTTGATCCGGTGCAGTATCTGTTTGTGCCCCGAATCCTCGCGGGAGTCTTCGTTATGCCTCTGCTCAATGCTGTTGCGGTCTTCTGCGGAACTATCGGCGGGGTTTTCGTCGGTGTGAGCATTCTCGGCATAAACAAAACACTCTATCTTGATAATATGTACCGTTATATCGACCTTTCCGACTTCATGAACGGAATGATAAAGTCTGTTGTCTTCGGACTGCTGGTAACTCTTGTAGGCTGCTACAAAGGCTATTACACATCAGGCGGCGCGGAAGGCGTAGGTAAAGCCACGACAGAGTCAGTGGTTCTTGCGTGCATACTGATTCTTGTTTTTGACTATATTCTTACGGCATTCATGTTTTAG
- the alr gene encoding alanine racemase gives MTQKKIESLRPTYALIDLKSFAHNIEQARSLSGTDIIAIIKADGYGHGALKMAEYAWRNCGVKRFGVATVLEGMILREHLGREPMIFLLGYVDQFLHEELFSNNLIPAVFDDEIASAYHSYLVKHDRTADITLKIDTGMHRLGYQPDMDYYSFTVKYPRFRVCHVMSHLSSSDTDLEYSNHQKELFSAFIKKNHIKSNTSLLNSSGIANIKNEFSLARPGIMLYGYLYGNNEVALKKVMRIYSKVVHIKRIKSGETVSYNRRFTADREMTVGVVPIGYADGYSRRFSNRAEMRVNGVNCPVLGTVCMDMTMIDLTNVPLNGMYPEVEILGDNITADKWAELADTISYEVLCGISDRIPRIYKD, from the coding sequence GTGACGCAAAAGAAAATTGAGTCTTTAAGACCCACATACGCGCTGATAGACTTAAAATCATTCGCACATAACATAGAACAGGCAAGAAGCTTAAGCGGAACGGATATTATAGCCATCATCAAGGCGGACGGCTACGGTCACGGAGCCCTGAAGATGGCGGAGTACGCTTGGAGAAACTGCGGTGTGAAGCGCTTCGGCGTGGCGACAGTGCTTGAGGGGATGATCCTCCGTGAGCATCTGGGACGTGAGCCCATGATCTTTCTCCTCGGTTATGTAGATCAATTCCTCCATGAGGAGCTGTTCTCCAATAACCTCATCCCCGCTGTTTTTGATGATGAAATAGCCTCCGCTTACCATTCCTACCTCGTAAAACATGACCGCACGGCGGATATAACCCTCAAGATAGATACAGGCATGCACAGGCTGGGTTATCAGCCGGATATGGACTATTACAGCTTTACGGTGAAGTATCCCCGTTTCCGTGTATGCCATGTGATGAGCCATCTCTCAAGCTCCGACACGGATTTGGAATACAGCAATCACCAGAAGGAGCTTTTCAGCGCGTTCATAAAAAAAAATCACATAAAATCGAACACAAGCCTTCTGAACTCCTCCGGTATAGCGAATATCAAAAACGAGTTCTCGCTGGCACGCCCGGGAATAATGCTTTACGGCTATCTCTATGGCAATAATGAGGTTGCCTTAAAGAAAGTTATGAGGATATACTCAAAAGTGGTTCATATAAAAAGAATCAAAAGCGGTGAAACAGTGAGCTACAACAGACGTTTCACCGCTGACAGGGAAATGACCGTAGGCGTTGTTCCCATTGGGTATGCGGACGGCTATTCCAGACGATTTTCAAACCGTGCGGAAATGCGTGTTAACGGTGTGAACTGTCCTGTGCTGGGAACTGTCTGTATGGATATGACTATGATAGACCTCACGAATGTTCCGCTTAACGGGATGTATCCCGAAGTGGAAATTCTGGGAGATAATATAACCGCTGACAAATGGGCGGAACTGGCAGACACTATAAGCTATGAAGTTCTCTGCGGCATATCCGACAGAATACCCCGAATCTACAAAGACTAA
- the prfB gene encoding peptide chain release factor 2 produces MSIEESQSLFWELKDQVKGFYPVVNEEDITERIRRVDEMSINEPDFWTKKESKALLKEQSNMKKFLDEWKDVKNLVDEVETLLELYGEGADEVAEDIISTTDKLEATIRQFELKLILDDPHDPNNAILTIHSGAGGTESNDWAQMLYRMYTRYAERMGFKCEVMDMIEGEEAGIKSVTFNIIGAYAFGYLKGEIGVHRLVRISPFDSQSRRHTSFASVFVLPEIDDDIEIEINESELQIDTYRASGAGGQHINTTDSAVRITHQPTGIVVTCQNERSQHKNKAHAMKLLKAKLYDHEMKKRNEERDKLESTKTDIAWGSQIRSYVVHPYKMVKDLRTRHETGNVDSVMDGGLEPFIRSYLLHSAGIESDAKEN; encoded by the coding sequence ATGAGTATTGAAGAATCACAAAGCTTATTCTGGGAACTGAAAGATCAGGTCAAGGGCTTTTATCCTGTAGTCAACGAAGAAGACATAACGGAGAGAATACGCCGTGTGGACGAAATGTCCATCAATGAGCCTGACTTCTGGACAAAAAAGGAATCTAAGGCGCTGCTTAAAGAGCAGTCAAACATGAAGAAATTTCTTGATGAGTGGAAAGATGTGAAAAATCTCGTGGACGAGGTTGAAACTCTCCTTGAGCTTTACGGCGAAGGCGCTGATGAGGTTGCGGAAGATATAATATCTACCACAGACAAACTGGAAGCCACAATCAGGCAGTTTGAGCTTAAACTGATCCTTGACGATCCGCACGATCCTAATAACGCAATCCTCACCATCCACTCCGGCGCAGGCGGAACAGAGTCCAATGACTGGGCGCAGATGCTTTACCGCATGTACACCCGATACGCAGAGCGCATGGGCTTCAAGTGCGAAGTGATGGACATGATAGAAGGGGAGGAAGCGGGTATAAAATCCGTTACCTTCAACATAATAGGAGCTTACGCCTTCGGTTATCTCAAGGGAGAGATAGGCGTTCACAGGCTTGTGCGCATCTCCCCGTTTGACTCCCAGAGCAGAAGGCACACATCATTCGCCTCAGTATTCGTTCTCCCTGAGATTGACGATGATATTGAGATAGAAATCAACGAATCCGAACTCCAGATAGACACATACCGTGCCAGCGGTGCGGGCGGGCAGCATATCAACACTACGGACTCCGCCGTACGCATAACTCACCAGCCGACGGGGATAGTTGTCACATGCCAGAACGAGCGCAGCCAGCATAAAAACAAAGCCCACGCAATGAAGCTCCTTAAAGCGAAGCTCTATGACCACGAAATGAAAAAGCGCAACGAAGAGCGTGACAAGCTGGAAAGCACCAAAACCGACATCGCATGGGGCAGTCAGATACGAAGCTATGTAGTCCATCCGTATAAAATGGTAAAAGACCTCAGAACCAGACACGAAACCGGAAACGTGGACAGTGTAATGGACGGCGGGCTGGAACCCTTTATCAGATCATATCTTCTTCATTCGGCAGGTATAGAAAGTGACGCAAAAGAAAATTGA
- a CDS encoding TldD/PmbA family protein, giving the protein MDFAGRLIDKYAKNFDSIEIQLSEGSSKTVDTRDGEVEDVAVNSSSGLKIRVFKEGRILYYTSGGVNEERLDAFFREAQDVINLTEKDENVFIPSSPETYEYVTDLAEPDIEKLKSFALVTESGAKGLDARVKSVKSASCSYINQKTLITGTHIAAKVWNRQLISSFCQCLAEDNGDIQEGYEGETVYFGKPFTPVLTGKKAAETAVSLLGGKPLKTGKYNILFDSGTAAQFFELISEMCDAENILKHMSLFEGRLGQAVASSVLSIWDDPFHPDAIGSYRFDDEGTAAVKTHLVTKGDLESYLHNGYTAGLMKTANTANAVRTGSGKIGIGASNLVIGSTEKASAITAVQGDVVKVLDVMGLHTADTVSGDFSLGISGVVLRNGEPVSSFRESVLTGNLMDLLKAVTAVYDNTRIHGNVVTGDVLFDKLTISGS; this is encoded by the coding sequence ATGGACTTCGCCGGACGACTAATTGATAAATATGCAAAAAATTTTGACAGTATAGAGATACAGCTTTCTGAAGGCAGCTCGAAAACCGTGGACACAAGAGACGGAGAGGTGGAAGACGTTGCTGTCAATTCATCCTCCGGTCTCAAGATCAGGGTCTTTAAAGAAGGCAGAATCCTTTACTACACATCCGGCGGGGTTAACGAGGAAAGGCTCGATGCCTTCTTTCGGGAGGCTCAGGATGTTATCAATCTTACCGAAAAGGATGAAAACGTATTTATCCCTTCCTCTCCGGAGACTTATGAATATGTTACGGATCTTGCTGAACCCGATATTGAAAAGCTGAAAAGCTTCGCACTGGTAACAGAAAGCGGAGCTAAAGGGCTTGATGCAAGGGTGAAATCAGTTAAATCTGCGTCATGCTCATATATTAATCAGAAAACATTAATCACCGGAACACATATAGCCGCTAAAGTATGGAACAGACAGCTTATTTCATCTTTCTGCCAGTGTCTGGCGGAGGATAACGGCGATATTCAGGAAGGCTACGAAGGGGAAACGGTTTACTTCGGCAAGCCCTTTACACCGGTGCTTACCGGAAAAAAAGCCGCAGAAACGGCGGTGAGTCTCCTCGGCGGAAAGCCTCTGAAAACCGGAAAGTATAATATACTTTTCGATTCCGGCACCGCAGCTCAGTTCTTTGAGCTTATTTCTGAGATGTGCGACGCAGAAAATATCTTAAAACATATGAGCTTGTTTGAAGGCAGACTGGGGCAGGCTGTTGCTTCCTCTGTGCTGAGCATATGGGATGATCCCTTTCATCCTGACGCCATAGGCTCATACAGGTTTGATGATGAAGGAACTGCGGCTGTGAAGACACATCTTGTTACAAAAGGAGATCTTGAATCCTATCTCCATAACGGTTACACTGCCGGATTAATGAAGACTGCGAACACGGCAAACGCAGTTCGCACGGGTTCAGGGAAAATAGGCATAGGGGCTTCAAACCTCGTTATCGGCTCCACGGAAAAAGCATCTGCGATCACAGCAGTTCAGGGTGATGTGGTGAAAGTTCTGGATGTTATGGGGCTGCACACGGCGGATACCGTCAGCGGTGACTTTTCGCTGGGCATATCAGGCGTCGTGCTGAGAAACGGCGAGCCTGTTTCATCATTCAGGGAATCGGTACTCACCGGCAATCTGATGGATCTCCTTAAGGCAGTCACGGCAGTATATGATAACACCCGCATCCACGGCAACGTAGTTACCGGGGATGTATTATTTGATAAACTTACAATAAGCGGAAGTTAG
- a CDS encoding N-acetyltransferase encodes MLRKATLADTRKIQKLVNAYASKGEMLSLSISEICERILEFIVWEEDGELLGCCAMHPSWEDLVELRSIAVAEHSSRHGIGKVMVEKVLEMSREIGAKKIFLLTYKADFFAKFGFEEVEKDTLPKKIWSDCLKCAKFPDCDETAMAMEL; translated from the coding sequence ATGCTCAGAAAGGCCACTCTGGCTGATACCAGAAAAATACAGAAGCTGGTCAATGCTTACGCCTCAAAAGGCGAAATGCTGTCCTTAAGCATAAGCGAAATATGCGAAAGAATACTCGAATTCATAGTCTGGGAGGAGGACGGCGAACTCCTCGGCTGCTGTGCTATGCACCCCTCATGGGAAGATCTTGTCGAACTCCGCTCAATAGCGGTTGCGGAACACTCCTCCAGACACGGCATAGGCAAGGTGATGGTGGAGAAGGTTCTGGAAATGTCCAGAGAGATCGGAGCCAAAAAAATATTCCTCCTCACTTACAAGGCAGATTTCTTCGCAAAGTTCGGCTTTGAAGAGGTTGAGAAGGACACGCTGCCGAAAAAAATCTGGTCGGACTGTCTTAAGTGCGCCAAGTTTCCTGACTGCGACGAAACCGCAATGGCTATGGAGCTTTGA
- the pyrR gene encoding bifunctional pyr operon transcriptional regulator/uracil phosphoribosyltransferase PyrR, producing MGHGKEILSSEEMAGMITRMVFQVLESVRSSDNFGIVGIKSGGDVLARRIADEIAKHSGKKPDVGYLDITLYRDDLAQTQIADFPVVKGTEIGFDVAGRHIILVDDVVFTGRTVRAALDALTDFGRPSKISLAALIDRGHRELPVQPDFTGKSVPTALSESVQVNFRETAGADSVCIIKK from the coding sequence ATGGGTCACGGAAAGGAGATTCTAAGCAGCGAAGAAATGGCAGGCATGATAACCAGAATGGTTTTTCAGGTCTTGGAGTCTGTCCGTTCTTCGGATAATTTCGGAATCGTTGGGATTAAAAGCGGCGGCGATGTGCTCGCCCGCAGAATAGCGGACGAAATCGCAAAACACAGCGGGAAAAAGCCTGATGTGGGGTATCTGGACATTACTCTCTACCGTGATGACCTAGCCCAGACGCAGATTGCAGATTTCCCCGTTGTCAAGGGAACGGAGATCGGGTTTGATGTTGCCGGCAGACACATAATCCTTGTGGATGATGTTGTGTTCACCGGAAGAACGGTGAGAGCGGCTCTGGATGCCCTCACAGACTTCGGCAGACCCTCAAAGATAAGTCTGGCTGCGCTCATTGACAGGGGACACAGGGAGCTGCCTGTTCAGCCGGATTTCACGGGAAAATCGGTTCCGACGGCACTCAGCGAAAGTGTGCAGGTAAACTTCAGAGAAACCGCCGGAGCGGACTCTGTTTGCATAATAAAGAAATAA
- a CDS encoding aspartate carbamoyltransferase catalytic subunit: protein MSYSRKDLIGMIDLSKEEILHLLDTAEKFREINHRDVKKVPTLKGKTVVNLFFENSTRTRTSFEIAGKRLSADTVNFSASASSTAKGETLIDTVHNIEAMSTDIFVVRHAYSGAVKFIAENTKASVVNAGDGLNEHPTQSLLDMLTIKQHKGRLEGLNVAIIGDITHSRVARSNIWAMPRLGINLRLFGPKTMLPLCTDPFGVKICGNMEEAVEGADVIMTLRIQRERQGKLLIPSVKEYARYFGLNAARLRLSNNAIVMHPGPINRGVEISSEIADCGQSVILPQVESGVAVRMAVLYTLGTGQRGIE, encoded by the coding sequence ATGTCTTACAGCAGGAAAGACCTCATAGGGATGATAGACCTCTCGAAAGAGGAGATTCTTCATCTTCTGGACACGGCGGAAAAATTCAGGGAAATAAACCACAGAGACGTAAAAAAAGTCCCCACCCTCAAAGGAAAAACGGTTGTGAACCTCTTCTTTGAAAACTCCACCCGCACGAGAACCTCCTTTGAAATAGCCGGCAAAAGGCTTTCCGCCGATACGGTAAACTTTTCGGCATCAGCAAGCAGCACTGCCAAGGGTGAAACTCTCATAGACACAGTGCACAACATCGAAGCCATGAGCACGGATATATTTGTAGTGCGCCACGCATACAGCGGCGCGGTAAAGTTCATAGCCGAAAATACCAAGGCATCCGTTGTCAACGCAGGTGACGGACTGAACGAGCACCCTACCCAGTCGCTTCTGGATATGCTTACAATAAAACAGCACAAGGGCAGGCTTGAAGGGCTTAATGTGGCGATCATCGGCGATATTACCCACAGCAGAGTCGCACGCTCAAACATATGGGCAATGCCCCGATTAGGCATCAACCTCCGCCTATTCGGTCCCAAAACCATGCTTCCCCTCTGCACAGACCCGTTCGGTGTTAAAATATGCGGTAACATGGAGGAAGCTGTGGAAGGAGCGGATGTTATAATGACTCTCCGCATACAGAGAGAGCGTCAGGGCAAGCTTCTCATTCCCTCCGTTAAGGAATATGCCCGGTACTTCGGACTGAACGCCGCAAGGCTCAGGCTCTCCAACAACGCAATAGTAATGCACCCCGGACCAATCAACAGGGGGGTTGAAATATCAAGTGAAATAGCGGACTGCGGTCAGTCTGTAATCCTGCCGCAGGTTGAAAGCGGCGTGGCGGTGAGAATGGCGGTTCTTTACACGCTGGGAACAGGTCAGAGAGGTATCGAATAA
- a CDS encoding dihydroorotase → MKILLTNCKIVNHDKTLTKNILIEDGIIKSLTDDTPQADKTYDLKGKMVLPGLIDMHVHFRDPGLEYKEDIISGSYAAAAGGVTAVCPMANTKPVNDNAIITKYMADKGKELGICDILPVGAVSKGMHGEELTEMGDMLSAGACAFSDDGKPVLGSDVMRRALEYVSGFGGMILSHSEDKQLAGEGVIHEGEVSAITGLRGIPAETEEIMIARDILLAKLTGGHVHICHISTRYGVELVRWGKSKGINVTCEVTPHHFSLTDRELLSYDTNCKMNPPLRSADDVKAMKEGLMDGTIDCIATDHAPHSRDEKFQEFDLAPFGITGLQTLVPLTLNLVREGVINENDFSRLCSYAPAQLLRLKGRGVIEEGAMADIAVIDPDKEYVFDKKLNKSKSVNTPFMDKTLKGLCVLTFKNGREVYKADI, encoded by the coding sequence ATGAAAATACTCCTTACAAACTGCAAGATTGTTAACCACGACAAAACACTTACCAAAAACATCCTCATTGAGGACGGGATAATAAAATCCCTCACGGATGATACCCCTCAGGCAGATAAAACCTACGATCTCAAAGGGAAAATGGTTCTGCCCGGGCTCATAGATATGCACGTTCACTTCCGTGATCCGGGTCTTGAATATAAGGAAGACATTATTTCCGGATCTTATGCCGCGGCAGCAGGCGGAGTTACCGCTGTCTGCCCGATGGCAAACACCAAGCCTGTGAACGATAATGCCATAATTACCAAATACATGGCTGACAAAGGCAAAGAACTGGGCATCTGCGATATTCTCCCTGTAGGCGCTGTTTCCAAAGGTATGCACGGAGAGGAACTCACCGAAATGGGCGACATGCTCAGTGCCGGAGCCTGCGCCTTTTCCGATGACGGTAAGCCCGTCCTCGGTTCGGACGTTATGCGCAGGGCTCTTGAATATGTATCGGGCTTCGGCGGGATGATACTCAGCCACAGTGAGGACAAGCAGCTTGCGGGCGAAGGCGTGATTCACGAAGGCGAAGTATCCGCTATCACAGGTCTGCGGGGGATTCCCGCCGAGACGGAAGAGATAATGATAGCCCGTGACATTCTCCTCGCCAAGCTCACAGGCGGACATGTGCACATATGCCACATCAGTACCAGATACGGCGTTGAGCTTGTGAGATGGGGCAAATCCAAAGGGATAAACGTTACCTGCGAAGTTACGCCTCATCACTTCTCGCTCACGGACAGAGAGCTTCTTTCCTATGACACCAACTGCAAGATGAACCCTCCCCTGCGCAGCGCTGATGATGTGAAGGCTATGAAGGAAGGGCTTATGGACGGAACAATCGACTGCATAGCCACAGACCACGCTCCCCACAGCAGGGATGAAAAGTTTCAGGAGTTCGACCTCGCCCCATTCGGTATAACAGGGCTTCAGACACTCGTTCCGCTCACGCTGAACCTTGTGCGTGAGGGTGTTATAAACGAAAACGACTTTTCCAGACTTTGCAGCTACGCTCCGGCTCAGCTTCTCCGCCTGAAAGGCAGAGGTGTCATAGAGGAAGGAGCCATGGCGGACATAGCAGTCATAGACCCCGATAAAGAATATGTGTTTGATAAAAAACTGAACAAGTCAAAATCAGTAAACACTCCGTTCATGGACAAAACCCTGAAAGGACTCTGCGTTCTTACCTTCAAAAACGGCAGAGAGGTTTATAAAGCAGATATTTAA